The Dioscorea cayenensis subsp. rotundata cultivar TDr96_F1 chromosome 16, TDr96_F1_v2_PseudoChromosome.rev07_lg8_w22 25.fasta, whole genome shotgun sequence sequence gcattactcttattttttatggttacatatgctttgatttggaatgatttgtgaaatcatgtgcgcatattaaaatgttttactggcaatatttgtggaattggttttcattcctggtataagAATGGTATCTTGTATTTggactttactggtattatgcatgtattgtactgtgaatgcttgtcttggataaggaccctgtgatatgatttatacagtttgtattattgttgcatctacatgttggtttggatagtgacggcgggctaaggcccgactgctgcagtagtgggtccccacaggctagcctttagaggtggcgtggggGACCTGAGttttgatttgtccagatcaggtgggagcgtagcagcgtagagccctgattggattatacatagggatcccggagtcaccacacgggactgATGGACCAACGTCAAGGGCGCGAAGACCTTGGCgactcccaacctagtcgcgacgacGGCTAAGTTGGGGAGAGTTTTCAGACtgtggatttgagaatggttttatattatcagttattttgacattgatttatgatgaatttatgtttcaaaagttctttaaagatgtattttgctagaattctggtatttggtaaaattggaaaattatttgagaaattgatatttatatactttatatacactgtatttaagtatttgaaattattgagctactaccgaccaactgaatgtgctgtagttgcaggagcaggattctagattgcctgatcgagtatagagctagtcaagATTGAGTCCAGGACTGTAGTGggtccttctttctttcttgttattggtgtcgtgatcttgtagcggttgtatcTTCAAATTAGagcaattatatttgttgtatttatgtatttgaacctgtagttagTGTAAAATCGTAAATTAtgatttgtaagtctgatttgatttttgaggggcgtcagtttccagttaaaaagaaatttttaactgatgggtgccacatttacctcgatagaaggggtgggtgtgacacttgATATGTTATAATATGTTATAAACTCCATTATTGACTCTCATCACAATGATGTTTTGTCTCTATTAACCATGAAAATAAACAATCTTTTGTGCATTGccattttaaaaatctaaatcttcaataattgaatagtatccattAACATATGATCATACAATAATCACACATCCTAAATACTTAGTTGAGCCAATTATTCATCTCATCTAACATCTTTGCAATAAGTTGAAAACATTAATCAagatatgcaaatatatataattttatttttttaaattataaaacctACTCACTACTCAAAACATTAATGaaggtatgcatatatatatatatatatatatatatatatatatatatatatatatatatatatatatatatatatattcttttacaaaGGCCAAtattatatttagatatgtaCATTAGCAGaaacaatatataatttaattagatttttgtaagaatatataaataattttttaaaaaataaatagtttaacaATCACATATTCATTAAGCATACGCAACTGCATCTCTTTCactctatgatttttctattattattattattattattattattattattattattattgatacaGGATGAAGCAATTAATGCATGAGATGATGAGTGATGACAACCAATGACGAAACTAGGACTCGATGGTAGGGGGGCTGAAGCCTAaaagcaaaatatatataaaaaaaataataataataatacaacaaaataattattttaaatgaagactaatagattaatataacaaaattttgaatacacattaaaaaacacatagagtataatttaaatttttttattatctattacaaatatataagattttcaataatttagcTAATAAAATATgcatctcaagtttgtattttttaaaaaatatgtgtatatatgttattatatatttgcTACGTCTTAGGatcaatttcaacttttttttaaattactaaaaactttatataagatttttttaatttttattaaaattttgaaattcaaataatttttaaattaaaaaataaaatgtgaaaaaaacacATGCACCAAAGAGGATTTGAACTTGGGTAGATCCACTATTTACTCAAGCACAACAACATTATGCACTTTTATGTTTCAAAATGGTTTATTTTACATTAGTTTAAGTGTAGAAAAATCGATACCATCAAATCTTATAGTGTCTGAAAAGTAGTGTCTTCGGCACCGAGGGGGGCTTCATCCCCTGCTAacccccccttggttccgccctTGACGACAACactattattcataattttaaatgcaaaacaaaccTAGAGAAAAACTCAAACACGAGAACAGATGCAAGAAATAATcccctgatttttttaatattaatgagaaaaaaacaatacattatatttgtttgcaaagacaaataaaagataCGTTTTTcgttataaattaaaaaaaaaatgaggaaaaccAATATCAAAAATAGTTTTACATGTGTGTGCATTTTATTGTACTATATTATTAACaaacattataatatttaatcacTACTTATATAAAAACTTTAtgtgtgtttattttaaaataaaattgatgttaaattttactattattaaaccctatttatttttaatttatttaatttataaaaaaattatttatatatttataaaatcaactatttatatatttacatataccAATAATAGCGTAAGCGCGGGCCACGCTACtagtataatattattttaaaatcttcaaatttataaaaataccgATGCAAAACGAGGGATTTACCTAGCGTATAtcagtgtgtgtgtatatatgtatgaatgTATTTGggaataaatttaaaagttgGAGGTAGCTAGTGGTGTGGTGGTgctatatgaaaataaatgacatGCCCATTAAGATTAGTGTGCTCTGAAAGTTGGACATTTTGATTTATTCCAAAATGATGCGGTCCTAGATTGGACCATTAGACTATGGCTATCAATGGGCAACCAAAATAGACATTGCATCAGCCTAAGTATTCATAtatcaaatacttaaataattatttttcttacacaggtcaatttttataattttgaatttgagtaAGTTTGATGCTTGTTTCTATAATGgtcttatgatttctttttcatgGAAAACATGGGTTGCAAACTAGCAAAATTGtctttgcttttaaaaaaagtcatcattttttttttgtattattataacttttctttaaaagtaatgcaaattatatatattatttgtttaatcaaatcataaaattatatctAAACCTTGTATCAAATTAATATATCGTTAACAATTATGTGAATATAATGTAATGCTAAATCTCTAGAGTTCATATTCATTTCCAAACAAAATTAGAATCACatctagttttattttattttattgtttataaactCTATGTTTGGTTCATAGGGGAAAAGAGAGGGGAGGGGGAGTAAGAAGGGGAGGAGTATGgagggtttgaaaaaattttatatttggttcAATGGATGGGTGTCGAAgagtaatctattttttttgtttggttagaaGAAGGGGTGAGAAGGAGTGAGGAGAGATCTAATTTACTGGGATActctcaaataaaaatatcaaaaaataaaaaaataaaaaataaaaactaccaTTATTCTCgcaattatatataaaccactaacttgattgcaaaaataaataaataaataattctacaTATAATCCATGCTAACGTTGCTATCCTTGTCTTCAACACTGTCATGCCATATAGCTCAAGGACCAtgttctaaatataaattattataaagcCATCCTACCCAATCTTGACAATATATGGTTGGTTGTTAGTGGGAGAAGTTGGTATAAATTAGAAATGaagttttttcaatttaaagttATATTGATGTGATAAGTTTTACCTAACGAATTATCAATTATACTATTAACACCGGTCTCATGTGATATGTTATGTAGGCTGTTTATATTCAGCCTAAAAAACGGATTTAATGAGCACATTTTTTAGACAATTTGTCtgcattttattaaaaaaaaacttactttaaattaatctaaattatcatgatttttttcttaattattttttttaataaacaaaattaattaatagctGATGCATTTCATAATCTAAATTTTGcttcaaattattaaatataatccgcacttttattttaaatttaggtatttcatattttgagatattatttaacaaataataataaattaaatgcaaatttacatcatatatatatattaaaagataaacattaaatttttgaatttttaattcccatgattatcatgtttaattaattacaattaacTTAATTACCAAGGCTCatgcaaaacaagaaaaatcttgACGTGGCGTAAAACCAGGGCGATGACGTGTTAGTACCAAACTCCCGGGCCCACTaatttaaaaccaaacaaaatcccCAGATTACCCCTGAACTAAACTTTCAGATCCACCACTAAtacgcctcgagatcggtgttaTCATCTCAACACAAATCTTGATCCAATCTTATCCACTTCGAGATCGTGATGCTctaaagatttatatatatatatatatatataaataacaaaccGCTTCCAAAGCTTTCGATCACTACGAAAGCGCTTTCCCTGTTCCCATTGTCGTATTCAAATCGCATCTCTCGAGATCTCGGCAATGGCGGCGGGCCGGAGGAGGGTTCTGGTCACCGGCGGGGCGGGGTTCATCGGCACGCACACTGTGCTGCAGCTCCTCAAGGATGGTTTCGATGTCGCCATCATCGATAACTTTGATAACTCTGTAGAAGAGGCTGTGGATCGGGTGAGGGAGCTCGCTGGAGCGGATCTCTCTAAGAATCTCAAGTTCTATCTGGTGAGCTTAGGGTTTGGGTGTTTAGTTTTCGTTGGattgtttttgtgtttggtgTTTGATGAGATTTTGGTGTGGTTTTTCTAGGGGGATCTCAGGAATAAGGAGGATCTCGACAAGGTTTTTCTCTGAGAATAAGTGAgtgagttttttatttatttatttatttatttggatttgATGTGCATTGATGTATGAGTATTTTTGGGAGATCTGGAtctcattgtttaaattttttttattattgttggaGTTGATTTTTAATGCTTGTGATCTTTGGGTTCTAGTTTGCGATTTAAGATGtttagattttttgttttaatttgtgaGGTGCTTTGCTTCTTTTGTTCTTTGAGTGAAGTCATCAGTATGAATAGAGGAAGGATGAAGTTCACAGAATGCTTTTGAGTTTAAACttaacttgttttctttttttagaatataGTTGTAATACCTCTGATTGGGGAGGGGAATGAATTGCCAACTATTGTTGGGGTGGTATATGCTGATTGTGTTAgatgtgtatttttttgattctCTTCTCCCTTAATTATCAATAGTAACTTTTTCCTATGGTTATGGTTTCATTTAGAAGTTAGGCTTCCTGAATTTAGAGGGGAACAAATTCTATGGTGTGGAAGAGCTTCCCTTTATTGTTTTTAGGATTATATTGCACTTAAAAATGTAATATTCCTGAGAAAGTTTATTGTTGGGCGCAAGATATAAAGACGATtaggaaagatggagaaattttAATGAAGCACGTGTGCATCTGTAGCTAAATGTTAATAttctaaatataattattgACATACAAAGTTTTGAATGTTATTTTCCTATTGTAATGTTTATGGTGAATTGGTGATCTCATTTACCTTGGAGTAATGggaattttgttatattttgctACTCTTTGTTTATTGTTCGGATAAGTAGATTTTTATACCTCAAGTTACGAGGTTCAAGTCTTTGTTTGTTGTCAAAACTTGATTTATCTtattatctttgtttctttcctctaatctaaatttttttgaactaattttagttttatattatatgttcTTCCTGTTTATTTATATACCGTAGAAGTATAGTATTGTCAATATCCTTgctgtaaattttattttcctgaCTATGTTATATCATTGATTGCGCAGATTTGATGCTGTGATGCATTTTGCTGGGCTGAAGGCTGTTGGCGAAAGTGTTGCAAAACCTTTTCGATACTTTGACAACAATTTAGTTGGCTCCATAAATTTATACAAGACTATGGAAAAATATGGTTGTAAAAAGGTTTGCCTCCACCTCTTCCCTTGACTGCCAGTCATGGTTGCTAGTTGTCTACGTTTTTGTTTTCTGACTCATCTTTTGGTTTGATAGTGCAAATTCCATCCtcatatttttatctaaaataattgTTTTGGAACCTTGATTTCTCTATGTGCTTGTGAGTGACTCAGCGCATTGCGAGCTTCTTCTTTTCACTAAATCTCTGGTGAATGCCATCTCTTAATCATGCTTATATTCTGACTCTCTTTATCTCAACAGAGTTTGCATCATTGGCAACTTTTTAATATGCCATGTCTTTAGTCTTTTTCCGTTGATGTATGCTGACTTGCACAATATGATACTTTCCATGCTAGctggttttttcttcttctgctacTGTTTATGGGCAACCTGAAAAGATTCCATGTGTTGAAGATTTTGAGCTGAAGGCCATGAATCCATATGGTCGGACTAAGGTATgtctaaggtttttttttttttactaaatgaTTGAAGGACAATATGGTTTTTAATTATGTGTAAGATGTTTAATGTGCCAGGATAGACAGAAACCTTTCATATGGATAAATTCACTAGCAGATTCTCAGCTTTTAGTTTTTTGTTGTGGCTGTACTAGTTGTTTCTTGAAGAGATAGCTCGTGATATTCAAAACGCTGACCCTGAGTGGAGTATAATTTTATTACGATATTTCAACCCGGTTGGAGCTCACGAAAGTGGACGGATTGGTGAAGACCCAAAGGGAATTCCAAATAATTTGATGCCTTACATCCATCAAGTTGCTGTTGGCAGGTTGCCTGAGCTAAATGTGTATGGTCATGACTACCCAACGAAGGATGGCAGTGCGGTAAGTGGGCTTCATCATGACCCTGAATGAATAGATCTGCCATTTCCCATGTTTTTGGTACATACCTGTGCAATAGTGACTTTGACGCCCAAGTTCTTGTTCCTAATTTGAATGCGACTTTGGTAAACTTCTTAACCATTAATTTAAATGCTAAGCATGAGAACCTGGTAATAATTTTCCTGTTCCAATTAAGGTATTGAAGTTGGTAAACTGATATGTAATTATCAAGTATGAATACCTTTTCAGTCCACATTGAATATTTGTTTTCAGTTGGCAAGTTTTAGTTTGAAACTCCGACATTGATAATTGTACTTTGCATATCAAATATCATTGTATATCAGTACAATATTTGCATGTTTGGGCCATAATTATATCACATCATATTGTTTTGTGcagttattaaaattttctgaaaatttgCTCACATTTAGTCAAACTTATATCATTACTGGAATTTTATTAGTTCAGATAATGCATCATTTTATTTCACATAAATGGACCTTTCTTTAGATCTTTAtgcttgaaagaaaaaaataataataataaaaacattatgtCTTTGTGTTGTTGTATGTTTATCCAGCATAGCCATTTTGCATGAACCTTCCATTAACGAGTTATTAGATGTACAAGATGCTTCCATGCTTTATTCTCTTGTTTGTGTTATTATTCTTGAATGCAGAATAGAATACCAGCCTCTGAAAGTGAAAAGTGAAATTAACCAATTATTTTGATCTAATTGGTACTTTAATGGTCTAGGTTCGTGATTACATCCATGTTGTGGACTTGGCTGATGGTCACATTGCAGCTCTCCGAAAGCTTTTTGCCACTGAAAATATCGGTACCATTCTTTTTGTTGCCCTATTTCCTTTAGTTCAATCCCCTTCTATACATATCTAATCACAACCTGTCTTGATCTTCAGGCTGTATTGCCTACAACTTGGGAACAGGATGCGGTACATCTGTGCTTGAAATGGTTGCTGCATTTGAGAAGGCCTCTGGCAAGGTTAGTAGTATTAGGTTCTATTTCCACATTAGatactttatatatttaatacagTGTCATTCACTCTTTCTTATTATGTGCAGAAAATTCCGATCAAGCTGTGCCCTAGGAGATCTGGTGATGCTACTGCTGTTTATGCTTCTACTGAGAAAGCACAAAAAGAACTTGGTTGGAGGTAAGCTCCTCGAAAACTTGGATAAACCCCTGCTCGATTCCACTTTAATGGAATTTATAGTTCTATCATATGGTTTACAGTAAACTAATGCAAATTTCAGAAAAGAGAAATGTACTAGATTCTTCATCCATTCTCTACATTGTATTAGCTTTTGCTGTTAGAAAGAAGGAAGCCTTAAAATTAAGTTTCATTTCTGTTTGAGGACTTAGATCAAATTAAGTTTCTCTTTTTAATCGAattgttttaaatgatttttgtaGGGCAAAATATGGAGTGGCTGAGATGTGTAGAGATCAGTGGAATTGGGCAAGTAAAAATCCCTATGGTTATCAAAGGAAGCCTTGAACAATAAGTAGATTCTTTTCAGCTAAATGAAGTAAATAATTCTTCAATTGTTTAGACAAgtcaaaaagaaataatgggAGCAATAGTTTAGCTCATGTATGTCTTCTGTTTTTCTTTAGGGTTTTTGCCATGTATTGGTTAATTTGGTTCGGTTACCATTGGTTTCATATGTGGGTGAAGTGGTTAATCACAAGGCTACTAGTCTCTTATGGACAATCCTTACTGCAAAGCATGTTATTGTTATCTAATgcttttatctaatttttattatcttttctatttatttatcagAGTGCAATAAATCACTGTTTCAATGAGGCTTGTAAATAAATCACagctatgtatatatatatttttataatgttgaCATAATTACTAGTATTACTTAGAGATCTTTAATTGTTAGTATGTCATCAAAATCCAGACAACTTTTATTTTCtaacttttataatttaaaaattttaaattttaattttctcataCTTAAACCCCAAAGAACAAAACATATTTTCTCATACATGTTTTAATCactccattttttttagaacttccatatttttattaatctatggaaataatttttgtaaaaaaaaaattaataccaatTTATCAAAGTAGATTAGAAGTGCGTATCAAGTTTCTAAAAATCAAATAGTATATTATTTGgaagaaaatgaacaaaataacAGCTTTTAAAGGACAAGGTCATACTTTAGGAAGCAATATAGCTAGTACTTCAAGAAATATAACCACTGAGAGTAGTAGCATAGGAAAATCTTTCTTAAGCAAACacctaaataaaaataaaaataataatggtaaCCTAAGATCTGGCAGTGTTTGTACTAATTCCTtgatcttatttatttgtttatcatcttctatattaaatattttaactcCTGTTAAAGAACTTTTACTATACAGGGGTCCTATAAGTTTacttaagtttttaataaagggtctagcataatttaCTAGTCCTAAAAATTGTTGTAGTGTTTTAACATCTCTAATTAGTGGTGTATCTAATATTTTCTTGGTTATATGTGGTTGTAATTTAATCTTACCATTTCCTATTTCTACTCCTAggaattcaatatttttttctaaaaaactGGGCTTTTTTACCACTTATTATGATTCCATGTTTTAAAAATTCACTGAGAACTAACTTCAAATGGCTTATATGTTCTTGTTTAGTTTTACTATGTACCAGAATATCATCtatataaacacacacaaaatttttatattttccaaatatatCATCCATTTTTCTTTGGAATATACTGGGtgcattttttaatccaaat is a genomic window containing:
- the LOC120279547 gene encoding LOW QUALITY PROTEIN: bifunctional UDP-glucose 4-epimerase and UDP-xylose 4-epimerase 1-like (The sequence of the model RefSeq protein was modified relative to this genomic sequence to represent the inferred CDS: substituted 2 bases at 2 genomic stop codons), whose translation is MAAGRRRVLVTGGAGFIGTHTVLQLLKDGFDVAIIDNFDNSVEEAVDRVRELAGADLSKNLKFYLGDLRNKEDLDKVFLXEXVSEFDAVMHFAGLKAVGESVAKPFRYFDNNLVGSINLYKTMEKYGCKKLVFSSSATVYGQPEKIPCVEDFELKAMNPYGRTKLFLEEIARDIQNADPEWSIILLRYFNPVGAHESGRIGEDPKGIPNNLMPYIHQVAVGRLPELNVYGHDYPTKDGSAVRDYIHVVDLADGHIAALRKLFATENIGCIAYNLGTGCGTSVLEMVAAFEKASGKKIPIKLCPRRSGDATAVYASTEKAQKELGWRAKYGVAEMCRDQWNWASKNPYGYQRKP